The Chelonia mydas isolate rCheMyd1 chromosome 1, rCheMyd1.pri.v2, whole genome shotgun sequence nucleotide sequence TAATTAAGTCAGTGTCCCTACAATTGAAGATCTTCTATGGGGACTAATTTGCACAATCTTTCTTTCATACTGAAGATAGCTCCACTGGTATTGCTAATTTTGTCATACCCCAGTGTTCTCCGTCCATCTATTATTCATTCAATCCGGGGTGTATCTGTTGAAAATGCATACAAGGCTTCCAGTTCTGGATTTGGTGGCTTTTTGTAATCAACCCTTCAAACTGctaaaaatactatttgtaacaCAGCTGAGCAACAGGTAGCACATTCACTGTCTTATTTGACTTGAATCTGAATGAGGGAAACTTACCATCAGTTGTGGTGTCCCAAAAGCACGAGCTTGCTGTGTGGAGACCAGCTCCACTCTTCTGCATCACTGCACAGGTTACTGAAGGACAGAgtaataaaatcagtttttttcattaataaaacaAGACTGATGAATCTGCAGACCAAGTGAAACTACCATCATGAAACATATACTGTAATTGGAAGCCTCAAAACACAGCCAAGACACATTCATTTAGTAACAAAACAAGAATGGCAGCCTCTTCCCTTTATGTATTTGTTATATCACACTGTTGTATACAAGCTCTCATTTTACTGTCCTGCAAGCCTTCAGTTACCTTCTAACTAGGTCTCAAAACCAGGAAAGCTATTATGCAACAcccctttaaaaatcttaattCTAAGATTTTTAATATGAAGTCTACTGAAAGTGTCTAAATACTGATCTCTCATTTTTGGAGCAATTGTTTAGATATCTTCTAGGCTAGGCAGTAGCACAGATAgtggcagtgaagacatggctGAGTACATAGCCACTGGTTTCGGGTTCAGCCATGCCGCTGCTaccgtggctacactgctatttatactcatgctagctctcagagagctagcatgagtacgTATACACAAGCagaggaatcacacccctagctcacagtgtagacataaccctaGTGGTATGTAAATAACTCCTTTCCCAGAAAGCTCATTCGTATGACTAAATTCCctaattatcttttaaaatatttagaattaatttgcacTTGAAGGCACAGCCATTCACCAAGCTGGTGTGAAGGCACAATGTCCCACTGCGAGCTGCAGGAGGAATTGTGCCTGACACAGATGGTGCTTTTTGGAACTCCTCTGAGCAGAAGCAGCATGTAGTCTTACACCATCTTTTAAGTGGGTGCAGCATCTAGCATGGTCCAGCTGCCTTTGAAGAAGCAAGTGCCAGCATCAGCACGAGCTGGAAGGAGTCCTTGCACCCCCTCAAAGAGAAGACCTGCCCTGCCACTGTGTCCAGCCCACACATACAGGGCACAGTGGGCACAGAatgtacttttttccccttttaacttCTCCACATGTGCATCCCTGAAAACAGTGGACACAATCTACTCTTTAGGATTCAATCAATTGAACATCCTCTAAAAGGGTGTGTACTGTACAGTAAAACTCAAGTACAAATATTTCTAAAATCCTTTTGGTAAGGATTTAGATTAATAGAACCTACCTTCTGAAATTGTGAGAAATTTTTTGACAGATGTAATAAATTTGGAGTTGTTTACTTTCTcatctttggtttttttttttttttttttttttttttaaagagaaacagGAAAGACGATTCTCAGATTTAGCTCCTTTGGGAAGGGATCGTCTCTACTGTATGTCTTGTACAGGGCTAGGCACACTATCAGCATTTAGCAtcaagtaaaaatgaaaaaactgCCACAGTTTTGTTGCATATAAatgtctaaagaaaaggagtacttgtggcaccttagagactaaccaatttatttgagcataagctttcgtgagctacagctcacttcatcggatgcatactgtggaaagtgtagatcttttttaagatccataaacctggaatccctgggtgccccatcatctcaggcattggcacccagacagcaggattgtctggctatgtagactccctcctcaggccctacgctaccagcactcccagctaccttcgagacaccactgacttcctgaggaaactacaatccatcagtgatcttcctgataaaaccatcctggccactatggatgtagaagccctctacaccaacattccacacaaagatggactacaagctgtcaggaacagtatccccgataatgtcacggctaacctggtggctgaactttgtgactttgtcctcacccataactatttcacatttggggacaacgtataccttcagatcagcggcactgctatgggtacccgcatggccccacagtatgccaacatttttatggctgacttagaacaacacttcctcagctctcgtcccctaacgcccctactctacttgcgctatattgatgacatcttcatcatctggacccatggaaaagaagcccttgaggaattccaccatgatttcaacaatttccgtcccaccatcaacctcagcctggtccagtccacacaagagatccgcttcctggacactacagtgctaataagcgatggtcacataaacaccaccctataccggaaacctactgaccgctattcctacctacatgcctccagctttcaccctgaccacaccacacgatccattgtctacagccaagctctgcgatacaaccgcatttgctccaacccctcagacagagacaaacatctacaagatctctatcaagcattcttacaactacaatacccacctgcggaagtgaagaaacagattgatagagccagaagagttcccagaagtcacctactacaggacaggcctaacaaagaaaataacagaacgccagtagccgtcaccttcagcccccaactaaaacccctccaacgcattattaaggatctacaacctatcctgaaggatgacccagcactctcacaaatcttgggagacaggccagtccttgcctacagacagccccccaacctgaagcgaattctcaccaacaaccacataccacacaacagaaccactaacccaggaacctatccttgcaacaaagcccgttgccaactgtgcccacatatctattcaggggacaccatcacagggcctaataacatcagccacactatcagaggctcattcacctgcacatccaccaatgtgatatatgccatcatgtgccagcaatgcccctctgccatgtacattggtcaaactggacagtctctacgtaaaagaataaatggacacaaatcagatgtcaagaattataacattcataaaccagtcggagaacgcttcaatatctctggtcacgcgattacagacacgaaagttgctatattacaacaaaaaaacttcaaatccagactggagcgagagactgttgaattggaattcatttgcagattggatacaattaacttaggcttgaatagagactgggagtggctaagtcattatgcaaggtaacctatttccccttgttttttcctccccccccccccccccccccccccccccacgttcttgttaaaccctggatttgtgctggaaatggcccaccttgattatcatacacattgtaaggagagtgatcactttagataagctactaccagcaggagagtggggtgggaggaggtattttttcatgctttgtgtgtatataaaaatatcttctacactttccacagtatgcatccgatgaagtgagctgtagctcacgaaagcttatgctcaaataaattggttagtctctaaggtgccacaagtactccttttctttttgcgaatacagactaacacggctgttactctgaaacctgtcataaatgtcTAAGTGATTAAGCGCAAACACAATGAAATAATACGGACATTTTCTCAGTTCCTAAtcacagggggaggggaaggggggttaCAGTACAGGAGAAAACTAAGAGGGTATGTTTTTAAACTTCAAAGTACCCCCTAGCTTGAAAACAAattcttcccagcaattactcATCTGAATTATATAAGGGAAAGTATGGATACTGGTACTTACCAATGTATTTGTATGTTTTTCCTAGTTTTACCAGATGTGTTAAAGATTGCTCCACTATAGTTGCAGTCCACTGATTGACTTTGTTGTGATTGTAATCTACCTTGCCCAAAATCCCTTCTATGCACTACAAATAGAGAAAAATCAATTGCACTAGTAATACATCAATATGAAATACCTCAAAACAAACCATGTTTAATAGAGTAACTCCAAATATTTACTAAACAATCCCAGAACACTTGCAGGGCAACTGAGTATCTTAGAATAACCATTTGAAATCAATTTAGCTCACTGCATATCAGTTGCTGAATTGGGAAATAAAATACAACTCAGAATCCATAGATGCTGGGAGATTTACTATATATTCGTCTGTCTAGCTCAAAGGTACAACTGATGTGGTAAAGTGAAGCTGTCAGCAGAAATGTATTGCAGAAAAAGACTTTTAAATAGTTAAGACTGCAACATGACTTCTGTTTAAAAGTCAAGCTTTCTTAAAATCGACATGCTTAGTCCGATTCTTTTGAAAGCTGGTGTGCCTCAGGAGAGCACAGACCATAATTTGAAGTAATTTGAggaaaaaatagccatttttgtttctagctttttttttaaaaaacagagctAGGGACCAAACTATTGATGTGATGTGGGTCAAAATGGTTTCAATCTGTTTTATCAAGGTAGTACATGGCACCCTCTAAGTGAGAAAGGGTGCATGGGAACCCAAATTGAGAAAGGGTATTTAAAAACATGTTCAAGACCCTTGCGCAGAGGTGTTGCCTGAAAGGATTACAGCTAACATGCACCAATAAAGGGGGGAAAAGTGAGAGGGTTATTATGCAGCTACTTTATGCTTGCCCAGAGCATTTATGTCCGCATGTTCCTTTGAACCAGACGTTTCTCGTCTGAACCCTTGTACACCGATACAATAAAGATTTAATAACTCATGTTGCTAGCTACAAAATGTCttttatgtgtttttattttatggggAGGTTTTATTGTGCTTGCTGTTAGGTCAGCAGGCAATCTAACCAAAGTTTTGTTATATCAGGTGGGGAGGAGACAGaactttggggcaggggaggggttgcaGCTCCGAGGGGGCAGCAAAGGAGCAAGAGGTAACTCCCTGATCTTGGGGGCAGGTTAATGTGGTTTCCAAAGACACAGCATGGACATTTGGAACTAACAGTTCAGGTACCTTGACTGCTGAGAGAAAAGGAATGCGTGTTGCCAGAGTTATCAACATGCGGATTCTGGACAATTCCTGGATCACAAGGTTGCAGAAGTTTCCCAGACAGCAAGGTGTACACCATGAGAAGGCTGATTTGGGTTGAGACAGGTGCCCTGCACTGGCATTGTCTTTTGCCCACTTTGTGGTGTGTAACCAGTGATTTGAGGCTGTGATTTACCTGACACTGTGGCAATTGACTTGGATGGAAATGATCTGGCTCTTATTCCTGGTTTTCATCTCATACAATGTATAAGAGCAGATTTGAACCACATCAGAGATTTGTGTCCAGGGACTGTGATAGTTTTCTGATTTGTCTGAGTGTCTGCATAATTGCTACAGCAATAAGATGAAAGCTATGAATAAGTGTTGGAAGAAGATTAATCAGGAAAATGGATGGTTCATGGCTGACCAAAAAATGTCTACTGTATTGCACAGAAATATTACGATCTCTGAAACCTCACTGTTTTGGAAGCTTGGGTACTTTTACTGGATGGGGTCAGAGGATCTTTCTCCCAAACATAAAACTGTCTGTATTTTGGAATAGAAAAACATTTCTCTTGCTGGCCCTGCTACAAACTCCACCCTTCAACCATTCTGAAACCTGAACAGAAACACCATTCCACTGTAACACAGTTTGTTTTTAACTCCAGGCACTGCAAATGAGTTGGGttatgagggggtgggggggaaagtaaCAACAATAGAAACTTTTGTATACCAGGGTGTGAAGACTTCAGGGAGACATTCCCATCACCACAAGTAGGGTAGACTGGATACAGTAGTGGGGAGGGGGCCTGGTTACAGGGGGGAAATGTAGTGAATAGGTCAGGGATATGGCTAGGGAGGCGTGCCACAGCAGGTCTAGTGGGGTCCAGTTGGGGTGTGCGTGTTCGGGGATGGGAACGGTAGGATAGTGGTGGGCTGGCTGACTTGGTATGCAAATTGTGGGATATGTGTACAACTGCCTAAATGACTACTAACCCTACCACCAACATATCTTTTCCCGTTAAAAAGACTAGGAAATTCAATAGTAAAAAACTTTAACTCTGTATCAGTATTGTTTACTTTGTGGTAGATAGTCCCCTTCCAGAACACTCAGTGGAGCAAAACTCAAACATCTGAAAACTAGGAAATACAATTAAGGTTgaccatgcaaccttaactgtgcctTCTTTCAGAAATAATCCAACATGCCTCATTAACACATGTAACTTTTACTATGCCACCCTAAGAATTGTTGAAATGTACAAGCTTTTACAATCCACTGACTAATCCCCAGGAATCCAGCTAACATTATGAAAggacaaagtgggggagggggacaaaggtTG carries:
- the DYNLT3 gene encoding dynein light chain Tctex-type 3 isoform X4; amino-acid sequence: MTFNAEEAHNIVKECIEGILGKVDYNHNKVNQWTATIVEQSLTHLVKLGKTYKYIVTCAVMQKSGAGLHTASSCFWDTTTDGTCTVRWENRTMNCIVNVFAIAVVL
- the DYNLT3 gene encoding dynein light chain Tctex-type 3 isoform X2 — translated: MEEFHPHSDEMTFNAEEAHNIVKECIEGILGKVDYNHNKVNQWTATIVEQSLTHLVKLGKTYKYIVTCAVMQKSGAGLHTASSCFWDTTTDGTCTVRWENRTMNCIVNVFAIAVVL
- the DYNLT3 gene encoding dynein light chain Tctex-type 3 isoform X3 — translated: MYMAEGHCWHMMAYITLVDVQMTFNAEEAHNIVKECIEGILGKVDYNHNKVNQWTATIVEQSLTHLVKLGKTYKYIVTCAVMQKSGAGLHTASSCFWDTTTDGTCTVRWENRTMNCIVNVFAIAVVL